The following proteins are encoded in a genomic region of Shinella zoogloeoides:
- a CDS encoding acyl-CoA carboxylase subunit beta, whose product MKEILHELEVRRERARMGGGKARIDAQHKRGKLTARERIEVFLDEGSFEEFDMFVEHRSTDFGMEKSKIAGDGVVTGWGTVNGRTVFVFAKDFTVFGGSLSETHAQKIMKVQDMALKNRAPIVGLYDAGGARIQEGVAALGGYAEVFQRNVLASGVIPQISVIMGPCAGGDVYSPAMTDFIFMVRDTSYMFVTGPDVVKTVTNETVTAEELGGASVHTTKSSIADGAYDNDVDALLQVRRLIDFLPQSNTSPVPEIDCFQSVEAVDDSLDTLVPANANKPYDIKELIAKTVDEGDFFEIQESFARNIVCGFGRIEGATVGFVANQPMVLAGVLDSDASRKAARFVRFCDCFSIPVVTFVDVPGFLPGTAQEYGGLIKHGAKLLFAFAEATVPKVTLITRKAYGGAYDVMASKHLRGDINYAWPTAQIAVMGAKGAVEIIFRKDIEDPEKIAAHTKMYEDRFLSPFVAAERGYIDEVIMPHSTRKRIARALRLLRNKDLENPWKKHDNIPL is encoded by the coding sequence ATGAAGGAAATTCTCCACGAACTCGAAGTCCGGCGCGAGCGCGCCCGCATGGGCGGCGGCAAGGCGCGCATCGATGCGCAGCACAAGCGCGGCAAGCTGACGGCCCGCGAGCGCATCGAGGTCTTTCTCGACGAGGGCTCATTCGAGGAGTTCGACATGTTCGTCGAGCACCGCTCGACGGATTTCGGCATGGAGAAGAGCAAGATCGCCGGCGACGGCGTCGTCACCGGCTGGGGCACGGTCAACGGCCGCACGGTCTTCGTCTTCGCCAAGGACTTCACCGTCTTCGGCGGCTCGCTTTCCGAGACCCATGCCCAGAAGATCATGAAGGTCCAGGACATGGCGCTCAAGAACCGCGCGCCTATCGTCGGCCTCTACGATGCGGGCGGCGCGCGCATCCAGGAAGGCGTCGCGGCGCTCGGCGGCTATGCCGAGGTGTTCCAGCGCAACGTGCTCGCCTCCGGCGTCATCCCGCAGATCTCGGTGATCATGGGGCCGTGCGCCGGCGGCGACGTCTATTCGCCGGCCATGACCGACTTCATCTTCATGGTGCGCGACACGTCCTACATGTTCGTGACCGGTCCCGACGTCGTGAAGACCGTGACGAACGAGACGGTGACGGCGGAAGAGCTCGGCGGAGCCTCCGTCCACACGACGAAATCCTCGATTGCCGACGGCGCCTACGACAACGACGTCGATGCGCTGCTTCAGGTGCGCCGGCTCATCGATTTCCTGCCGCAGTCCAACACCTCGCCCGTGCCGGAGATCGATTGCTTCCAGTCGGTCGAGGCGGTGGACGATTCGCTCGACACGCTCGTGCCGGCCAATGCCAACAAGCCCTATGACATCAAGGAACTGATCGCCAAGACCGTCGACGAGGGCGATTTCTTCGAGATACAGGAAAGCTTCGCCCGCAATATCGTCTGCGGTTTCGGCCGCATCGAGGGCGCGACGGTCGGCTTCGTCGCCAACCAGCCGATGGTGCTGGCGGGCGTGCTCGATTCGGATGCCAGCCGCAAGGCGGCGCGCTTCGTGCGCTTCTGCGACTGCTTCAGCATCCCGGTCGTCACCTTCGTCGACGTGCCGGGCTTCCTGCCGGGAACGGCGCAGGAATATGGCGGCCTCATCAAGCACGGCGCCAAGCTGCTCTTCGCCTTCGCCGAGGCGACCGTGCCGAAGGTGACGCTCATCACGCGCAAGGCCTATGGCGGCGCCTATGACGTCATGGCATCGAAGCACCTGCGCGGCGATATCAATTATGCATGGCCGACGGCGCAGATCGCGGTGATGGGCGCGAAAGGGGCGGTCGAGATCATCTTCCGCAAGGACATCGAGGATCCCGAAAAGATCGCCGCGCATACGAAGATGTACGAGGATCGCTTCCTCTCGCCCTTCGTGGCGGCCGAGCGCGGCTATATCGACGAGGTGATCATGCCGCATTCGACGCGCAAGCGCATCGCCCGGGCGCTACGGCTGCTGCGGAACAAGGATCTGGAAAATCCGTGGAAGAAGCACGATAACATTCCACTTTGA
- a CDS encoding DoxX family protein: MFDRLSAWRPQALAALRIMTALLLIEHGTQKFFNFPPAEQPFGDLMNLIGLAGVLEVVGGLLILVGLFTRPVAFVLCGFTAVAYFMAHAPQSFFPVNNRGDAAILFCFVFLYLTVAGPGAFALDNRRG; the protein is encoded by the coding sequence ATGTTCGACCGTTTGTCCGCCTGGCGGCCGCAGGCGCTGGCCGCGCTTCGCATCATGACCGCTCTGCTCCTCATCGAGCACGGCACGCAGAAGTTCTTCAACTTTCCGCCCGCCGAGCAGCCGTTCGGCGATCTCATGAACCTGATCGGCCTTGCCGGTGTTCTCGAGGTGGTCGGCGGCCTGCTGATCCTGGTGGGGCTCTTTACCCGGCCGGTGGCCTTCGTGCTCTGCGGCTTCACGGCGGTCGCCTATTTCATGGCCCATGCGCCGCAGAGCTTCTTCCCGGTGAACAATCGCGGCGACGCCGCGATCCTCTTCTGCTTCGTCTTCCTCTACCTGACGGTCGCGGGACCTGGGGCCTTCGCGCTCGACAACCGCCGGGGTTAG
- the sugE gene encoding quaternary ammonium compound efflux SMR transporter SugE, with protein sequence MPWILLTLAGLFEIGWAIGLKYTDGFTRFVPTVLTAASMLVSIVLLGLAVKTLPMGTAYAIWTGIGTVGTVILGIVLFAEPATAMRLGCIALIITGILGLKFVA encoded by the coding sequence ATGCCCTGGATCCTTCTTACCCTTGCAGGTCTCTTCGAAATCGGCTGGGCCATCGGTCTCAAATACACCGACGGCTTCACGCGGTTCGTCCCCACCGTCCTGACCGCCGCTTCCATGCTTGTCAGCATCGTGCTGCTCGGCCTTGCCGTGAAGACGCTGCCCATGGGCACGGCCTATGCCATCTGGACCGGCATCGGTACGGTCGGCACCGTCATTCTCGGCATCGTCCTCTTTGCCGAACCGGCAACGGCCATGCGCCTCGGCTGCATCGCCCTCATCATCACCGGCATCCTCGGCCTGAAGTTCGTCGCCTAA
- the fghA gene encoding S-formylglutathione hydrolase yields the protein MKVLSQNTAFGGMQGVFTHDSEACKGEMTFAVFVPPQAIHEPRPVLWYLSGLTCTHANVMEKGEYRRMAAELGLIIVCPDTSPRGNDVPDEMTNWQMGKGAGFYLDATEEPWAENFQMYSYVTEELPNFLSQHFRMDMSRQGIFGHSMGGHGAMTIALKHPDRFRSCSAFAPIVEPSTADWSAPAFEKYLGADKAKWREYDACALVADGARFPEFLIDQGKADGFLENGLRPWLFEEAVKDTDIKLTLRMHERYDHSYYFISTFMDDHLKWHAERLG from the coding sequence ATGAAAGTGCTTTCCCAGAACACGGCCTTCGGCGGCATGCAGGGCGTCTTCACCCATGATTCGGAAGCCTGCAAAGGCGAGATGACCTTTGCCGTCTTCGTGCCGCCGCAGGCGATCCACGAGCCGCGCCCGGTGCTCTGGTATCTCTCCGGCCTCACCTGCACCCATGCCAATGTGATGGAAAAGGGCGAATACCGCCGCATGGCCGCCGAGCTCGGCCTCATCATCGTCTGCCCCGACACCAGTCCGCGCGGCAACGACGTGCCGGACGAGATGACCAACTGGCAGATGGGCAAGGGCGCAGGCTTCTACCTCGACGCCACCGAGGAGCCCTGGGCCGAGAACTTCCAGATGTACAGCTACGTCACGGAAGAGCTGCCGAACTTCCTCAGCCAGCACTTCCGCATGGACATGAGCCGGCAGGGCATCTTCGGCCATTCGATGGGCGGGCACGGCGCCATGACGATCGCGCTGAAGCACCCCGACCGCTTCAGGAGCTGCTCGGCCTTCGCGCCGATCGTCGAGCCCTCCACCGCCGACTGGTCGGCCCCGGCCTTCGAGAAGTATCTCGGCGCCGACAAGGCGAAATGGCGGGAATACGATGCCTGCGCGCTGGTGGCCGACGGCGCCCGCTTCCCGGAATTCCTGATCGACCAGGGCAAGGCGGACGGCTTCCTGGAAAACGGCCTGCGGCCCTGGCTCTTCGAGGAAGCGGTCAAGGATACGGACATCAAGCTGACGCTGCGCATGCACGAGCGCTACGACCATTCCTACTACTTCATCTCGACCTTCATGGACGATCACCTGAAGTGGCACGCCGAGCGGCTCGGCTGA
- a CDS encoding DUF1345 domain-containing protein, with protein sequence MTAKPGPKVYGRHVPFYAGIGAAALGLAAALWLKPDFAIAAAATCFFLCYLLLTAWRLPRLTARYLEHYATDADEPVAIIFAVTFATVAVSIGSLFVVLNRKPATGTELALAFASVALGWLTIHTMAALHYAHVYWRPGSAKTGGETGRGLDFPGDSEPGAYDFLYFAFVIGMTAQTSDTAITSTAMRKVNLLHAVVSFFFNTVLVAAAVNAAVALAS encoded by the coding sequence ATGACGGCAAAACCCGGACCCAAGGTCTATGGCCGTCACGTACCCTTCTATGCCGGCATCGGCGCTGCCGCGCTCGGCCTTGCGGCGGCCCTCTGGCTGAAGCCGGATTTCGCCATCGCCGCCGCGGCGACGTGCTTCTTCCTCTGCTATCTCCTGCTCACGGCCTGGCGCCTGCCGCGCCTGACGGCGCGCTATCTCGAGCACTATGCGACGGATGCCGACGAGCCGGTCGCCATCATCTTCGCCGTGACCTTCGCCACGGTCGCCGTCTCGATCGGCTCGCTCTTCGTCGTCCTCAACCGCAAGCCGGCCACCGGCACCGAACTGGCGCTGGCCTTCGCCTCGGTCGCGCTCGGCTGGCTCACCATCCATACCATGGCAGCCCTTCATTACGCCCATGTGTACTGGCGGCCGGGCAGTGCCAAGACGGGCGGGGAAACCGGGCGCGGCCTCGATTTTCCCGGCGACAGCGAGCCCGGCGCCTATGATTTCCTCTATTTCGCCTTCGTCATCGGCATGACGGCGCAGACCTCGGATACCGCGATCACCTCCACGGCGATGCGCAAGGTCAACCTGCTGCATGCGGTCGTCTCGTTCTTCTTCAACACGGTGCTGGTCGCCGCCGCCGTCAACGCGGCCGTGGCGCTCGCCTCCTGA
- a CDS encoding YaiI/YqxD family protein, which yields MSEDLPTIYVDADACPVKPEILKVAERHGLPVTFVANSGLRPSRDPMVRNVIVSGAFDAADDWIAENVQEGDIVITADVPLAGRTVAKGAHVTGPTGRLFDKSNIGMASAMRDLGAHLRETGESKGYNAAFSPRDRSAFLETLDRLCRRAKNARTGSPS from the coding sequence ATGAGCGAGGATCTGCCCACCATCTATGTCGATGCGGATGCCTGCCCGGTGAAGCCGGAGATTCTCAAGGTAGCGGAGCGGCATGGGCTGCCGGTGACCTTCGTTGCCAATTCGGGGCTGCGGCCGTCGCGCGATCCAATGGTGCGCAACGTCATCGTTTCGGGCGCCTTCGACGCAGCGGACGACTGGATCGCGGAGAATGTGCAGGAAGGCGATATCGTGATCACGGCCGACGTGCCGCTGGCGGGGCGCACCGTCGCCAAGGGCGCGCATGTCACCGGCCCGACCGGCCGGCTCTTCGACAAATCGAATATAGGCATGGCGAGCGCGATGCGTGACCTCGGCGCGCATCTTCGCGAGACCGGCGAGAGCAAGGGCTACAACGCCGCCTTTTCGCCGCGCGACCGCTCCGCCTTCCTCGAAACGCTCGACCGTCTCTGCCGCCGGGCGAAGAACGCGCGCACGGGGTCGCCATCATGA
- a CDS encoding GNAT family N-acetyltransferase → MPATAYSVDVRRMETFSAAELYALLKLRVDVFVVEQACPYPELDGKDADALHLRLLIDGETAAYARIWRPENGAPRIGRVLVSPDHRGKRLGAALMREAIRACETHFPGTPIELSAQSYLQQFYHSLGFSPTSEEYVEDGIPHIDMRRAGAGVAQRA, encoded by the coding sequence ATGCCGGCAACCGCCTATAGCGTCGACGTGCGGAGAATGGAAACGTTCTCCGCCGCCGAGCTTTATGCCCTGCTGAAACTGCGCGTCGACGTCTTCGTCGTCGAGCAGGCCTGCCCCTATCCGGAGCTGGACGGCAAGGATGCGGACGCCCTCCATCTTCGCCTGCTGATCGACGGTGAAACCGCCGCCTATGCCCGGATCTGGCGTCCCGAGAACGGCGCGCCACGCATCGGCCGCGTCCTCGTTTCGCCGGACCATCGCGGCAAAAGGCTCGGCGCGGCCCTCATGCGGGAAGCGATCCGCGCCTGCGAGACCCATTTCCCCGGCACGCCGATCGAGCTGTCCGCGCAGAGCTATCTGCAGCAGTTCTACCATTCCCTCGGCTTTTCTCCGACATCGGAGGAATATGTCGAGGACGGCATCCCGCATATCGACATGCGCCGGGCCGGCGCAGGCGTTGCGCAACGCGCCTGA
- a CDS encoding S-(hydroxymethyl)glutathione dehydrogenase/class III alcohol dehydrogenase produces the protein MDVRAAVAVQAGKPLEIMTVQLEGPRAGEVLIEVKATGICHTDDFTLSGADPEGLFPAILGHEGAGIVVDVGPGVTSVKKGDHVIPLYTPECRECYSCLSRKTNLCTAIRSTQGQGLMPDGTSRFSIGKDKIHHYMGCSTFANYTVLPEIAVAKVNPDAPFDKICYIGCGVTTGIGAVINTAKVEIGSTAVVFGLGGIGLNVLQGLRLAGADMIIGVDINPDRKEWGEKFGMTHFVNPKEVGEDIVPYLVNMTKRNGDLIGGADYTFDCTGNTKVMRQALESAHRGWGKSVIIGVAGAGQEISTRPFQLVTGRQWMGTAFGGARGRTDVPKIVDWYMDGKIQIDPMITHTMPLEDINKGFELMHSGESIRGVVVY, from the coding sequence ATGGACGTACGCGCCGCCGTTGCCGTTCAGGCCGGAAAACCGCTTGAAATCATGACCGTGCAGCTCGAGGGCCCGCGCGCCGGCGAAGTGCTTATCGAGGTGAAGGCGACGGGCATCTGCCACACCGACGATTTCACACTGTCGGGCGCCGACCCGGAAGGCCTCTTCCCCGCGATCCTCGGCCATGAGGGTGCGGGTATCGTCGTCGATGTCGGCCCGGGCGTCACCTCGGTCAAGAAGGGCGACCACGTCATCCCGCTCTACACGCCGGAATGCCGCGAGTGCTATTCCTGTCTCTCCCGCAAGACGAACCTGTGCACCGCCATCCGTTCGACGCAGGGCCAGGGCCTGATGCCGGACGGCACGTCCCGCTTCTCCATCGGCAAGGACAAGATCCACCACTATATGGGCTGCTCGACTTTCGCGAACTACACGGTCCTGCCCGAGATCGCCGTCGCCAAGGTCAATCCGGACGCGCCCTTCGACAAGATCTGCTACATCGGCTGCGGCGTGACCACCGGCATCGGCGCGGTCATCAACACGGCCAAGGTGGAGATCGGCTCGACGGCCGTGGTCTTCGGCCTCGGCGGCATCGGCCTCAACGTGCTGCAGGGCCTGCGCCTTGCGGGTGCCGACATGATCATCGGCGTCGACATCAACCCTGACCGCAAGGAATGGGGCGAAAAATTCGGCATGACGCACTTCGTCAATCCGAAGGAAGTCGGCGAGGACATCGTGCCGTACCTCGTCAACATGACGAAGCGCAACGGCGATCTGATCGGCGGCGCGGACTACACGTTCGACTGCACGGGCAACACGAAGGTGATGCGTCAGGCACTGGAATCGGCCCATCGCGGCTGGGGCAAGTCGGTCATCATCGGGGTTGCCGGCGCGGGGCAGGAAATCTCCACCCGTCCGTTCCAGCTCGTCACCGGCCGCCAGTGGATGGGCACCGCCTTCGGCGGCGCACGCGGGCGCACGGACGTACCGAAGATCGTCGACTGGTACATGGACGGCAAGATCCAGATCGACCCGATGATCACCCACACCATGCCGCTGGAAGACATCAACAAGGGCTTCGAGCTGATGCATTCCGGCGAGTCCATCCGCGGCGTCGTGGTATACTGA
- a CDS encoding helix-turn-helix domain-containing protein yields the protein MTFPGENNTIPFPLVRNDSDTLGGRLWRARDALGLSIEIIAARLGLPEETVTGWERDRSEPDSRALSMLAGLLAVSPAWLVAGVGTAPAVPMDDNPVEQLMHQLGEVRQLFDRTGKALAALETEVARLIKKDQG from the coding sequence ATGACCTTTCCCGGCGAAAACAATACGATCCCCTTCCCTCTCGTCCGCAACGACAGCGATACGCTCGGCGGGCGCCTCTGGCGAGCGCGCGATGCGCTCGGCCTTTCCATCGAGATCATCGCGGCGCGGCTCGGCCTGCCGGAAGAGACGGTCACCGGCTGGGAGCGCGACCGGTCGGAGCCGGACAGCCGGGCGCTTTCCATGCTGGCCGGCCTGCTTGCCGTCTCCCCCGCCTGGCTCGTCGCCGGTGTCGGCACGGCGCCGGCCGTCCCCATGGACGATAATCCCGTCGAACAGCTCATGCACCAGCTCGGCGAGGTGCGTCAGCTTTTCGACAGGACGGGCAAGGCCCTCGCCGCGCTCGAAACCGAGGTCGCAAGATTGATCAAAAAAGATCAAGGCTGA
- a CDS encoding DMT family transporter, translating to MQGVVLMAVAMLMLPCMDAIAKYMATFAGMSPGQVTFYRFFFQVVCTIPLIFTAQGSAMLRPKRPWLNLLRGAIHGAASLFFFAAVKYMPLADVFAIYFVEPFILTAMSAAFLGERVGWRRWLAIIVGFGGALIVIQPSFILFGWTALLPVACAFLYSVYLFMNRAIGNADSPVTMQTIAGFGGMVFMGAAVFAGDMAGIADFAPSLPQSLFTLVLLLILGALSGYAHILVVRAFRMAPLSLLAPFQYFEIISATILGYAIFGDFPTPSKWLGIGIIVASGLFIIWREHKNRKANADIAFD from the coding sequence ATGCAGGGCGTCGTGCTGATGGCCGTCGCCATGCTGATGCTGCCGTGCATGGACGCCATCGCCAAATACATGGCGACCTTTGCCGGCATGTCGCCGGGGCAGGTGACGTTCTACCGGTTCTTCTTCCAGGTCGTCTGCACCATCCCGCTGATCTTCACCGCGCAGGGCAGCGCCATGCTGCGGCCGAAGCGCCCGTGGCTGAACCTCCTGCGCGGTGCGATCCACGGCGCAGCGAGCCTGTTCTTCTTCGCGGCCGTCAAATACATGCCGCTGGCAGACGTCTTCGCGATCTATTTCGTCGAGCCCTTCATCCTGACGGCGATGTCGGCCGCGTTCCTCGGCGAGCGGGTGGGCTGGCGGCGGTGGCTCGCCATCATCGTCGGCTTCGGCGGCGCGCTTATCGTCATCCAGCCGAGCTTCATTCTCTTCGGCTGGACGGCGCTGCTGCCGGTTGCCTGCGCCTTCCTCTATTCCGTCTACCTCTTCATGAACCGCGCCATCGGCAATGCCGATTCGCCCGTCACGATGCAGACGATCGCCGGCTTTGGCGGCATGGTGTTCATGGGGGCGGCGGTGTTCGCCGGCGATATGGCCGGCATTGCCGATTTTGCGCCCTCGCTGCCACAGTCGCTCTTCACCCTCGTGCTGCTCCTCATCCTCGGCGCGCTGTCCGGCTATGCGCATATCCTGGTGGTGCGCGCCTTCCGCATGGCGCCGCTCTCGCTGCTGGCGCCGTTCCAGTATTTCGAGATCATTTCGGCGACCATTCTCGGCTATGCGATCTTCGGGGATTTCCCGACGCCTTCCAAATGGCTCGGCATCGGCATCATCGTCGCCTCGGGCCTCTTCATCATCTGGCGCGAGCACAAGAACCGCAAGGCGAACGCCGACATCGCCTTCGACTAA
- a CDS encoding biotin/lipoyl-containing protein, translating to MPGLVVSIAVSEGQEVKAGETLAVVEAMKMENVLRAERDLTVGSIKAKPGESLAVDAVIMEFA from the coding sequence ATGCCGGGCCTTGTCGTCTCGATTGCCGTCAGCGAAGGGCAGGAGGTCAAGGCGGGCGAGACGCTGGCCGTGGTCGAGGCCATGAAGATGGAAAACGTGCTGCGCGCCGAGCGCGACCTGACGGTCGGTTCGATCAAGGCAAAGCCCGGCGAGAGCCTCGCCGTCGACGCCGTGATCATGGAATTCGCCTGA
- the lipB gene encoding lipoyl(octanoyl) transferase LipB, whose translation MQRQDISTSLLALPGSPPVRWRIARDLVPYDVAVETMENEAAAIARGEADELVWLVEHPPLYTAGTSAVADDLVAPDRFPVFSTGRGGEYTYHGPGQRVVYVMLDLKRRRQDVRAFVAALEAVVIDALDSMNIRGERREDRVGVWVRRPERPPLPDGSPAEDKIAAIGIRLRRWVSFHGFSLNVDPDLEHFSGIVPCGIRGYGVTSLVDLGLPVMMSDVDVRIRDSFERVFGPTANEADCPSESLPQA comes from the coding sequence ATGCAGCGTCAGGACATTTCCACCTCCCTTCTCGCGCTCCCCGGTTCGCCGCCGGTGCGCTGGCGCATCGCGCGGGATCTCGTTCCCTATGACGTCGCCGTCGAGACCATGGAAAACGAGGCTGCGGCCATCGCTCGCGGCGAGGCCGACGAGCTCGTCTGGCTGGTCGAGCACCCGCCGCTCTATACGGCCGGCACCAGCGCCGTTGCGGACGACCTCGTGGCGCCGGACCGGTTCCCGGTGTTTTCCACGGGCCGCGGCGGCGAATATACCTATCATGGCCCCGGCCAGCGGGTCGTCTATGTGATGCTCGACCTGAAGCGCCGCCGGCAGGACGTGCGCGCCTTCGTGGCGGCGCTGGAGGCGGTGGTGATCGATGCGCTCGATTCCATGAACATCCGCGGCGAGCGGCGCGAGGATCGCGTCGGCGTCTGGGTGCGCCGGCCGGAGCGTCCGCCGCTGCCGGACGGCTCGCCCGCCGAAGACAAGATCGCCGCGATCGGCATCCGCCTGCGCCGCTGGGTGAGCTTCCACGGCTTCTCGCTCAACGTCGATCCGGACCTCGAGCATTTTTCCGGCATCGTGCCCTGCGGCATCCGCGGCTACGGGGTCACGAGCCTCGTGGATCTCGGCCTTCCGGTGATGATGAGCGATGTAGATGTCCGCATCCGCGATTCCTTCGAACGCGTCTTCGGCCCCACCGCCAACGAGGCGGACTGTCCGTCCGAAAGCCTTCCGCAGGCCTGA
- a CDS encoding DUF2171 domain-containing protein, translating to MVAATQIREHMEVKAADGHHVGTVDHMEGDSRIKLTKSDSSDGQHHLIPLDWVDHVDAHVHLNKDADEVRQQWSSMN from the coding sequence ATGGTCGCAGCAACCCAGATTCGCGAACATATGGAAGTCAAGGCAGCCGACGGCCACCATGTCGGCACGGTCGACCACATGGAAGGCGACAGCCGCATCAAGCTCACCAAGAGCGATTCCAGCGATGGTCAGCACCACCTCATTCCGCTCGACTGGGTGGACCATGTCGACGCCCATGTTCACCTGAACAAGGATGCCGACGAAGTCCGCCAGCAGTGGTCGTCGATGAACTGA
- a CDS encoding peptide deformylase, which yields MAILPILRFPDPRLRLPCKPVEAFDAHLAECAADLAATMRAAPGIGITAAHVGILERLTVIELDGPASQRVYVNPAVTWFSPELQRHAEGSVSMPGVTDEVERPARIRFTYQDLTGKTHSEEADGLLAVCLQHEIDQLDGIFWIDRLSRLKRERIVKKFRKAGE from the coding sequence ATGGCGATCCTTCCCATCCTGCGCTTTCCCGATCCGCGGCTGCGCCTTCCCTGCAAGCCGGTCGAAGCCTTCGACGCGCACCTTGCCGAATGCGCGGCCGATCTGGCGGCGACGATGCGCGCGGCGCCCGGCATCGGCATCACGGCGGCGCATGTCGGCATCCTCGAGCGGCTGACGGTCATCGAGCTGGACGGCCCCGCCTCGCAGCGCGTCTATGTGAACCCCGCCGTGACGTGGTTCTCGCCCGAACTGCAGCGCCATGCGGAAGGCAGCGTCTCGATGCCGGGCGTCACGGACGAGGTGGAGCGCCCTGCCCGCATCCGCTTCACCTACCAGGACCTCACGGGGAAGACGCATTCGGAGGAAGCCGACGGCCTTCTCGCCGTCTGTCTCCAGCATGAGATCGACCAGCTCGACGGCATTTTCTGGATCGACCGCCTGTCGCGCCTCAAGCGGGAGCGGATCGTCAAGAAATTCCGCAAGGCAGGCGAATAG
- the mgtE gene encoding magnesium transporter has protein sequence MEDTGDDDRIHEGQAEHSTFDGEDIYAEDGSVRSDFLMHVGAAIADRDLLFLRRHVARLHESEMGDLLEAIQPEQRRQLVSLLGADFDLAALTEVDEAIRLDIVEHLPNEQIAAALGEMDSDDAVYILEDLDQEDQDEILAKLPFTERIRLRRSLDYPESTAGRRMQTEFVAVPPFWTVGQTIDYLREDADLPESFSQIFVIDPTFRLLGAIDLDRILRMPRGTKIEAIMRETNHPIPAEMDQEEAAQLFEQYDLLSAAVVDENGRLVGVLTIDDVVDVIQEEAEEDLMRLGGVGDEELSDTTIETVRSRAPWLLVNLLTAFLAASVISLFEGTIEEIVALAVLMPIVAGMGGNAGSQTMTVTVRALATRNLDIHNAWRVVRREAGVGLLHGVAFGVMIGLVAGVWFHDANIGGVIAAAMLINMTAAALAGIAIPLFLDRAGADPAVSSAVFVTAVTDIVGFLAFLGLATWWFAIR, from the coding sequence ATGGAAGACACCGGCGACGACGACCGTATCCATGAGGGCCAGGCAGAGCACAGTACCTTCGATGGCGAGGACATCTATGCCGAGGACGGTTCCGTCCGCTCGGATTTCCTCATGCATGTCGGTGCGGCCATCGCCGACCGCGATCTTCTGTTCCTGCGCCGCCATGTCGCGCGGCTGCACGAATCGGAAATGGGCGACCTTCTGGAGGCGATCCAGCCGGAGCAGCGCCGCCAGCTCGTCTCGCTGCTCGGCGCCGACTTCGACCTTGCCGCGCTGACGGAAGTCGACGAGGCGATCCGCCTCGACATCGTCGAGCACCTGCCGAACGAGCAGATCGCCGCCGCCCTCGGCGAGATGGATTCGGACGACGCCGTCTACATCCTGGAAGACCTCGACCAGGAGGACCAGGACGAGATCCTCGCCAAGCTGCCGTTCACCGAACGGATTCGCCTGCGCCGCTCTCTGGACTATCCGGAAAGCACGGCCGGCCGGCGCATGCAGACCGAGTTCGTCGCCGTGCCGCCGTTCTGGACGGTCGGGCAGACGATCGACTACCTGCGCGAGGATGCCGACCTGCCGGAAAGCTTCTCGCAGATCTTCGTCATCGACCCGACCTTCCGCCTGCTCGGCGCCATCGATCTCGACCGCATCCTGCGCATGCCGCGCGGCACGAAGATCGAAGCCATCATGCGGGAGACGAACCATCCGATCCCGGCGGAGATGGACCAGGAAGAGGCGGCCCAGCTCTTCGAGCAATACGACCTTCTCTCCGCCGCCGTCGTCGACGAGAACGGCCGGCTCGTCGGCGTGCTCACCATTGACGACGTGGTCGACGTCATCCAGGAAGAAGCGGAGGAGGACTTGATGCGCCTCGGCGGCGTCGGCGACGAAGAGCTCTCCGACACCACCATCGAGACGGTCCGCTCGCGCGCGCCGTGGCTGCTCGTCAACCTCCTGACTGCTTTTCTTGCCGCTTCCGTGATCTCGCTGTTCGAGGGGACGATCGAGGAGATCGTGGCGCTCGCCGTGCTGATGCCGATCGTCGCCGGCATGGGCGGCAATGCGGGATCGCAAACCATGACCGTGACCGTGCGGGCGCTCGCCACCCGCAATCTCGATATTCACAACGCCTGGCGCGTCGTGCGCCGCGAAGCCGGCGTCGGCCTGCTGCATGGCGTCGCCTTCGGCGTGATGATCGGCCTCGTCGCCGGGGTCTGGTTCCACGACGCCAATATCGGCGGCGTGATCGCCGCGGCCATGCTGATCAACATGACGGCGGCGGCGCTCGCCGGCATCGCCATTCCGCTCTTCCTCGACCGGGCAGGGGCCGACCCGGCGGTGTCGTCGGCCGTCTTCGTCACGGCCGTCACCGACATCGTCGGCTTCCTCGCGTTTCTCGGCCTTGCGACCTGGTGGTTCGCCATCCGCTAG